The following nucleotide sequence is from Thermostaphylospora chromogena.
GGCGGGCCGCCGACGGGCCCGGCGGAGCGGGTGTGATCGCCTGATCGGTCCTCGACCCGCCGGTCGGGCGATCAGGCCGCGAGGTCGCGCTGGGCGATCACCTTGTCGGCGTGGAGGCGGACCAGTGTCTCCCCCGGTACCGCGTCGCCTTCGCCGTACTCCTCGGCGCGGTCGGCCCCCATGGACCGGCCGGCGATCAGGGCGGCCCAGTGCCGGATCTCGTCGAGGTCGGTGGAGATCGTGACGGTGCCCTCGATCATGACGTAGGAGTAGAACGGCTTCTCCTCGTCCACGCACAGCGCGGCGCGCGGGTTTCGGCGCAGAGCTCGGCCCTTGACCGTG
It contains:
- a CDS encoding PPOX class F420-dependent oxidoreductase, which translates into the protein MRLMSPREWREFVLTGTRTGKLAVTRSDGRPHVTPVWFLLDGDDVVFTTSENTVKGRALRRNPRAALCVDEEKPFYSYVMIEGTVTISTDLDEIRHWAALIAGRSMGADRAEEYGEGDAVPGETLVRLHADKVIAQRDLAA